One region of Bombus affinis isolate iyBomAffi1 chromosome 5, iyBomAffi1.2, whole genome shotgun sequence genomic DNA includes:
- the LOC126916402 gene encoding xaa-Pro aminopeptidase 3-like: MFNTLRNSIIYQIKKYGQRTYIGNSLDTITNNSNRRQSKESLNISYQSCGQPTAVTHPHLMRNGEVVPGIQLCEFKKRRNKLIKNIISYACVTNLGKSHIIIIPSASKVYMSDKIPYVFRQNTDFLYFTGCQEANSILIITAKNENFVTTLFLTQQDEHSELWDGPKTGIEIAPKMFGVDEAFPVTEFEQFFVSFMNENKKSTIWYDNVDVAQPNLHNKLCELMKVTSGQMVVSPTNIIHKIRLIKSQSEIDLMRKSCEIISAAISKTIEISKPKMSEHHLFATVDYECRMNGAEFLAYPPVVAAGNNANIIHYITNNQIIKDGDMVLMDAGCEYHGYSSDVTRTWPINGTFTQEQKVLYDIVLDVQNILIHKLKELPSLDQLYHDMCFLLGKRLQESGLIPKHLNKNELFSAVYTYCPHHVSHYLGMDVHDTGKIPRSLKLQPGMIVTVEPGIYINHKNRFAPSEFYGLAVRIEDDILITENDPINLTENCPKEIIKIEALASQHL, encoded by the exons ATGTTTAATACTTTGAGGAACTCTATTATatatcaaattaaaaaatatg GGCAACGAACGTACATAGGAAATTCATTAGATACCATTACAAATAATTCAAATCGGCGACAATCTAAAGAATCATtgaatatttcttatcaatCATGCGGCCAACCAACAGCAGTAACACATCCTCATTTAATGAGGAATGGAGAAGTTGTACCTGGTATTCAGCTTTGTGAATTCAAAAAGAGACGAAACAAACTGATAAAGAATATTATTTCATATGCTTGTGTCACAAATCTAGGCAAATCACATATTATCATTATTCCTTCTGCTTCCAAAGTATACATGTCTGACAAAATTCCGTATGTTTTTCGTCAAAATACGGACTTTTTGTATTTTACTGGTTGTCAAGAAGCCAATAGTATTTTGATAATTACAGCAAAAAATGAAAACTTTGTAACTACCCTATTTTTAACACAACAAGATGAACATTCTGAACTATGGGATGGCCCTAAAACTGGAATTGAGATAGCACCTAAAATGTTTGGTGTTGATGAAGCATTTCCAGTAACAGAGTTCGAacaattttttgtttcttttatgaatgaaaataaaaaaagtactATTTGGTATGACAATGTTGATGTAGCACAACCTAATTTACACAATAAATTATGTGAATTAATGAAAGTAACAAGTGGTCAAATGGTTGTTTCTCcaacaaatataatacataaaatcAGATTAATTAAATCACAATCTGAAATAGATTTAATGAGAAAGAGTTGTGAAATTATATCAGCAGCAATATCTAAAACTATAGAAATATCAAAACCTAAAATGAGTGAGCATCATCTGTTTGCAACTGTGGATTATGAATGTAGAATGAATGGTGCAGAATTTTTAGCATATCCACCAGTTGTTGCTGCGGGTAACAATGCTAATATTATCCATTATATTACTAACaatcaaataattaaagatgGAGATATGGTTTTGATGGATGCAG gTTGTGAATATCATGGTTATTCATCTGATGTAACCAGAACATGGCCAATTAATGGAACATTTACTCAAGAACAAAAAGTCTTATATGACATAGTACTGGAtgttcaaaatattttaattcataAACTAAAAGAATTACCATCGTTAGATCAATTATATCATGATATGTGCTTTTTATTAGGCAAAAGATTACAAGAAAGTGGTCTAATACCaaaacatttgaataaaaacgaATTATTTTCTGCGGTTTACACTTATTGCCCACATCATGTAAGCCATTATTTGGGGATGGATGTACACGACACTGGGAAGATTCCTAGGAGTCTGAAGCTTCAACCAGGAATGATAGTCACAGTGGAACCTG GAATATATATTAATCATAAAAATCGATTTGCACCATCAGAATTTTATGGCTTAGCTGTTCGTATTGAAgatgatattttaataacagAAAATGATCCAATAAATTTAACGGAAAACTGTCCAAAAGAAATTATCAAAATTGAAGCTTTAGCGAGTCAACATTTGTAA
- the LOC126916404 gene encoding bifunctional phosphoribosylaminoimidazole carboxylase/phosphoribosylaminoimidazole succinocarboxamide synthetase yields the protein MKEYKCGKLIIEGKTKKVYEVLNDSTLCLLQSKDRITAGDGEKSHYLKGKAAISTATTAKVFQLLNEAGIKTAFIEVVNDTAFIAQKCEMVPIEWITRRLATGSFLKRHQEVPEGYRFNPPLQETFFKDDANHDPQWSEEQIISIGFKLNELIIGKDEFDIMQRTALVVFEVLERAWATRDCALIDMKIEFGVNINGEIMVADIIDSDSWRLWPSGDKRLMKDKQVYRNLNTVTQEDLDTVKRNFKWVADQLDFLIPPARSLVVILMGSPSDVDHCKKIAEHAKSLGLKVQLRVCSAHKGTQETLRILAEYEGTYEKVVLIAVAGRSNGLGPVLSGNTALPVINCPPFNNINISQDLWSSINVPSGIGCTTVAYPESAALSAAQIHALHDHMVWARLRVKQLINYITLKQADVKLKNLVI from the exons ATGAAAG AATATAAGTGTGGGAAACTCATAATTGAAGGAAAAACCAAAAAGGTTTATGAAGTTCTAAATGATTCTACTTTATGTCTCTTACAAAGTAAGGATCGTATTACTGCTGGAGATGGTGAAAAATCTCATTATTTAAAAGGGAAAGCTGCAATTAGTACAGCTACTACAGCTAAAGTTTTTCAATTGTTAAATGAAGCTGGAATAAAAACTGCATTTATTGAAGTGGTAAATGACACTGCTTTCATTGCACAAAAATGTGAAATGGTCCCAATAGAATGGATCACTAGAAGATTGGCTACAGGCAGTTTTTTAAAAAGGCATcaag AAGTTCCTGAAGGATATAGATTTAATCCACCATTACAAGAAACATTCTTTAAAGATGATGCCAATCATGATCCACAATGGTCAGAGGAACAAATTATTTCTATTGGTTTTAAGTTGAATGAACTTATAATAGGGAAAGATGAATTTGATATTATGCAACGTACTGCACTTGTTGTATTTGAGGTTTTAGAAAGGGCATGGGCAACTAGAGATTGTGCTCTTATTGATATGAAAATAGAATTTGGAGTGAATATAAATGGTGAAATTATGGTAGCAGATATAATTGACAGTGACTCTTGGAGACTTTGGCCATCTGGTGATAAAAGATTGATGAAAGATAAACAG GTATATAGAAATTTGAATACTGTAACTCAAGAAGATTTGGATACAGTAAAACGTAATTTTAAATGGGTAGCAGATCAACTTGACTTTCTCATTCCACCAGCTAGGAGTCTTGTTGTTATTTTAATGGGGTCACCTTCTGATGTAGATCATtgtaaaaaaatagcagaacaTGCAAAGTCTTTAGGTTTAAAGGTTCAACTTCGTGTATGCAGTGCCCATAAAGGCACTCAAGAAACATTGCGTATTCTTGCAGAATACGAAGGTACTTATGAAAAG GTGGTGTTAATAGCTGTAGCAGGGAGAAGTAATGGATTGGGTCCAGTACTCTCTGGAAACACAGCTCTGCCTGTTATTAATTGCCCACctttcaataatattaatatttcacaaGATTTATGGTCGTCTATTAATGTTCCATCAG GGATTGGATGCACCACAGTTGCTTATCCTGAAAGTGCAGCATTATCGGCCGCTCAAATTCATGCATTACATGACCATATGGTTTGGGCACGTCTACGAGTAAAGCAGTTGATAAATTACATTACTTTAAAGCAAGCTGATGTTAAACTAAAAAAtcttgttatataa
- the LOC126916401 gene encoding amidophosphoribosyltransferase-like isoform X1, producing MIKISCNMQADSRTEIVPQESKRDKVLCTKKQMRGQTMTGLTHECGVFGCIAAGDWPSQIDVAQVICLGLVALQHRGQESAGIVTSEGVCSKSFHVHKGMGMINNIFNDENMKKLSGNLGIGHTRYSTSAASEEVNCQPFVVHTAHGALAVAHNGELVNTESLRKMVLGRGVGLSTLSDSELITQALCLNPPEGEVNGPDWPARIKHLMQLAPLSYSLVIMQRDKIYGVRDPYGNRPLCLGKIVPIGNLGNESDDDDEAEGWVISSESCGFLSIGARYVREVFPGEIVELTREGIKTIDIVDRPDKKPQAFCIFEYVYFARSDSIFEGQMVYSVRMQCGRELALESPVEADIVSSVPESGTAAAHGYARESQISFAEVLCKNRYVGRTFIQPSTRLRQLGVAKKFGALSENVKGKKLILIDDSIVRGNTIGPIIKLLRDAGAKEVHIRIASPPLKYPCYMGINIPTREELIANKLDNVKLAKHVGADSLTYLSVDGLVKAVRFGMDNRESSYIGHCTACLTGDYPDELPSDLEW from the exons ATGATTAAAATATCTTGTAACATGCAAGCAGATTCTCGCACTGAAATAGTACCTCAAGAAAGTAAAAGAGATAAAGTACTGTGCACTAAAAAACAAATGAGAGGTCAAACAATGACTGGCCTCACACATGAATGTGGAGTTTTTGGATGCATTGCTGCAGGTGACTGGCCATCACAAATTGACGTTGCTCAAGTGATTTGTTTAG GTTTAGTGGCATTACAACATAGAGGTCAAGAAAGTGCAGGCATTGTTACAAGTGAAGGTGTATGTTCAAAATCTTTTCATGTCCACAAGGGTATGGGTATGATTAATAACATTTTCAATGATGAAAACATGAAAAAACTCAGTGGAAATCTTGGAATTGGTCATACTAGATATAGTACAAGCGCAGCTAGTGAAGAAGTTAATTGTCAACCATTTGTAGTTCATACTGCACATGGAGCATTAGCAGTTGCACACAATGGAGAGCTAGTGAATACAGAATCATTAAGAAAAATG GTACTAGGACGCGGAGTTGGTTTATCAACTCTCTCGGATTCTGAATTAATAACACAAGCACTTTGTTTGAATCCTCCTGAAGGTGAAGTTAATGGCCCAGATTGGCCAGCACGTATAAAACATCTCATGCAATTAGCACCATTATCATATTCATTAGTAATTATGCAAAGAGATAAGATATATGGTGTTAGAGATCCATATGGAAATCGTCCATTATGTCTTGGAAAAATTGTACCAATTGGTAATTTAG GTAATGAATCAGATGATGATGATGAAGCTGAAGGTTGGGTTATTTCGTCCGAATCATGTGGCTTCTTAAGTATTGGAGCACGATATGTACGTGAAGTATTTCCTGGAGAAATTGTAGAATTAACGCGCGAAGGTATTAAAACTATAGACATTGTTGATAGACCAGACAAAAAGCCTCAGGCATTTTGCATCTTTGAATACGTTTATTTCGCACGTAGCGACAGTATTTTTGAAG GACAAATGGTTTATTCTGTTCGCATGCAATGTGGACGAGAACTTGCTTTAGAATCTCCGGTAGAAGCAGATATAGTTAGTTCAGTACCTGAATCTGGAACTGCAGCAGCACATGGTTATGCCAGAGAG TCTCAAATATCTTTTGCGGAAGTGTTGTGCAAGAATAGATATGTTGGCCGAACGTTTATTCAGCCCAGTACACGACTTAGACAACTTGGCGTGGCAAAAAAATTTGGAGCTTTATCAGAAAAtgtaaaaggaaaaaaattaattcttaTAGATGATTCGATTGTCAGAGGAAATACTATTGGACCTATTATTAAGTTACTTCGCGATGCAGGAGCGAAAGAA GTTCATATTAGAATTGCTTCCCCTCCATTAAAATATCCTTGTTATATGGGAATTAACATACCAACAAGAGAAGAATTAATTGCTAATAAATTGGATAATGTGAAATTAGCGAAACATGTTGGAGCTGATAGTTTAACATACCTTTCAGTGGACGGACTTGTAAAAGCCGTAAGATTTGGTATGGATAACCGTGAAAGTAGTTATATTGGTCATTGTACTGCCTGTTTGACAGGAGACTATCCTGATGAACTTCCTAGTGATTTGGAATGgtaa
- the LOC126916401 gene encoding amidophosphoribosyltransferase-like isoform X2, with translation MIKISCNMQADSRTEIVPQESKRDKVLCTKKQMRGQTMTGLTHECGVFGCIAAGDWPSQIDVAQVICLGLVALQHRGQESAGIVTSEGVCSKSFHVHKGMGMINNIFNDENMKKLSGNLGIGHTRYSTSAASEEVNCQPFVVHTAHGALAVAHNGELVNTESLRKMVLGRGVGLSTLSDSELITQALCLNPPEGEVNGPDWPARIKHLMQLAPLSYSLVIMQRDKIYGVRDPYGNRPLCLGKIVPIGNLGNESDDDDEAEGWVISSESCGFLSIGARYVREVFPGEIVELTREGIKTIDIVDRPDKKPQAFCIFEYVYFARSDSIFEGQMVYSVRMQCGRELALESPVEADIVSSVPESGTAAAHGYARESQISFAEVLCKNRYVGRTFIQPSTRLRQLGVAKKFGALSENVKGKKLILIDDSIVRGNTIGPIIKLLRDAGAKEVNPFFRYFV, from the exons ATGATTAAAATATCTTGTAACATGCAAGCAGATTCTCGCACTGAAATAGTACCTCAAGAAAGTAAAAGAGATAAAGTACTGTGCACTAAAAAACAAATGAGAGGTCAAACAATGACTGGCCTCACACATGAATGTGGAGTTTTTGGATGCATTGCTGCAGGTGACTGGCCATCACAAATTGACGTTGCTCAAGTGATTTGTTTAG GTTTAGTGGCATTACAACATAGAGGTCAAGAAAGTGCAGGCATTGTTACAAGTGAAGGTGTATGTTCAAAATCTTTTCATGTCCACAAGGGTATGGGTATGATTAATAACATTTTCAATGATGAAAACATGAAAAAACTCAGTGGAAATCTTGGAATTGGTCATACTAGATATAGTACAAGCGCAGCTAGTGAAGAAGTTAATTGTCAACCATTTGTAGTTCATACTGCACATGGAGCATTAGCAGTTGCACACAATGGAGAGCTAGTGAATACAGAATCATTAAGAAAAATG GTACTAGGACGCGGAGTTGGTTTATCAACTCTCTCGGATTCTGAATTAATAACACAAGCACTTTGTTTGAATCCTCCTGAAGGTGAAGTTAATGGCCCAGATTGGCCAGCACGTATAAAACATCTCATGCAATTAGCACCATTATCATATTCATTAGTAATTATGCAAAGAGATAAGATATATGGTGTTAGAGATCCATATGGAAATCGTCCATTATGTCTTGGAAAAATTGTACCAATTGGTAATTTAG GTAATGAATCAGATGATGATGATGAAGCTGAAGGTTGGGTTATTTCGTCCGAATCATGTGGCTTCTTAAGTATTGGAGCACGATATGTACGTGAAGTATTTCCTGGAGAAATTGTAGAATTAACGCGCGAAGGTATTAAAACTATAGACATTGTTGATAGACCAGACAAAAAGCCTCAGGCATTTTGCATCTTTGAATACGTTTATTTCGCACGTAGCGACAGTATTTTTGAAG GACAAATGGTTTATTCTGTTCGCATGCAATGTGGACGAGAACTTGCTTTAGAATCTCCGGTAGAAGCAGATATAGTTAGTTCAGTACCTGAATCTGGAACTGCAGCAGCACATGGTTATGCCAGAGAG TCTCAAATATCTTTTGCGGAAGTGTTGTGCAAGAATAGATATGTTGGCCGAACGTTTATTCAGCCCAGTACACGACTTAGACAACTTGGCGTGGCAAAAAAATTTGGAGCTTTATCAGAAAAtgtaaaaggaaaaaaattaattcttaTAGATGATTCGATTGTCAGAGGAAATACTATTGGACCTATTATTAAGTTACTTCGCGATGCAGGAGCGAAAGAAGTAAATCCTTTTTTTCGCTATTTTGTTTAA
- the LOC126916405 gene encoding uncharacterized protein LOC126916405, with translation MSNMHIITTEMDEEISEDEEEILVYVEFEGLVDSNVFSEKELRLDMIGIDTEHPIMQINGKFYEGSYEDVVGTYMFFTKNDSPMVDDPVFDTASNFKYFAKTRKLLKMQRIFTKSRTEVLGDSENNECIPNPNTLKEAGIPSQYQKEALLFWKTLRDNRLNALHSYLEKQRIRQEKKSQGIILESESDEDNPFAIYNHKDEVSNFNKSIHVDAKKELSYCDNQIDSKCMYPKEINDQTSNTTEYNCYENQKKHKISLESESSVSKNDNHCSMRSVKGYKTKLVRNKQLSVSRNRQSKEFKTKHILLEKHMDDDEESSLKDTSDKSNIAKSFNLLEIKENENTEGNNRCEIILNDQINP, from the exons ATGAGTAATATGCATATAATCACTACGGAAATGGATGAAGAAATATCCGAAGATGAGGAAGAAATTCTCGTATATGTAGAATTTGAAGGGCTTGTTGATAGTAATGTGTTTAGTGAAAAAGAATTACGATTGGATATGATCGGTATAGATACGGAACATCCTATAATGCAAATTAATGGAAAg TTTTATGAGGGTTCCTATGAAGATGTTGTCGGCACTTATATGTTTTTTACAAAAAATGATAGTCCCATGGTAGATGACCCTGTCTTTGATACTGcttcaaattttaaatattttgctaAAACTAGAAAATTACTAAAAATGCAAAGAATCTTTACAAAGTCTAGAACAGAAGTACTAGGTGATTCTGAAAATAATGAGTGTATTCCAAATCCAAATACACTTAAAGAAGCAGGAATACCTTCTCAATATCAAAAAGAAG CTCTTTTATTTTGGAAGACTCTGCGAGATAATAGGTTAAATGCATTACATTCATATTTAGAAAAACAACGAATCAGACAAGAAAAAAAATCTCAAGGTATAATATTAGAGTCTGAGTCTGATGAGGATAATCCATTTGCTATATATAACCATAAGGATGAAGTTTCTAATTTTAATAAGTCTATTCATGTTGATGCAAAGAAGGAATTAAGTTACTGTGATAATCAAATTGATTCAAAATGTATGTATCCTAAAGAAATTAATGATCAAACTTCAAACACTACTGAATACAATTGTTATGAAAATCAAAAgaaacataaaatttcattagaatCTGAATCTTCAGTCTCAAAAAATGATAATCATTGTTCAATGAGATCTGTAAAAGGTTATAAGACTAAGCTGGTTCGAAACAAACAACTAAGTGTGAGTCGAAATAGACAAAGCAAAGAATTCAAAACAAAACATATCTTATTAGAAAAACATATGGATGATGATGAAGAGTCAAGTTTGAAAGACACATCTGATAAGTCTAATATTGCTAAAAGTtttaatttattagaaattaaagaaaatgaaaatacagaaggaaataatagatgtgAGATCATATTAAATGATCAAATAAAtccataa
- the LOC126916395 gene encoding protein SDA1 homolog, which produces MVRHNNQLPENLPQLQNLIKRDPESYKEEFLQQHQHYKSILEVFRLAPNKFNKSLDEVVIFLAQVAHCYPNILESFPQEIIDVLQTYNTVLDNDMRLTFCKALIQLRNKSLLEPTVLLSLFFELLRCQDKNLRQFLQTHIIADIKNVNSKQKNTKINTTLQNFMFSMLKDSNVRSAKMSTDIMIELYNKSIWNDAKTVNVLATGCFVKATKVMVACLKFFLGTGIEEQENEESDSDSEPNIKEIIMANRVNKKTKKREKQLAKAKQLLAKSKKKATKAPRFNFSALHLIHDPQGFAEKLFKQLEKNNDRFEIKLLALDVISRLIGLHNLFLLNFYPYLQRFLQPHQREVTKLLQFIAQASHELVPPDVLEPILKTLANNFVTERNSADVMAIGLNAIREICTRCPLVMNGDLLQDLARYKYYKERSVMMAARSLITLFRNSIPELLHKKDRGRPTETNITLSIQKYGQISANDFVPGAEVLLDNKADNIAEISKISIENNDSDDEWIDIDSINNGDCNDDDDDDDDNDDDNDDDDDDDDDDDDDDDDDDDDDNDNDHNDNDEKEGKEENLGKKKEKQSVKNNNKDVVEKSENEETEMKVCENNDIKSNVNNTEIDNVTNQGQGKECRRLSKLEKKRLKLKTQEDSRMKKNEIITAEKREKATLVSNERLLTDEDFMKIDAALAKQQITYAKRGLKRAHPNDKETGEFVKLTDIENIYKKRKHDKQARIESVKKGQEAREKFGYKDGRQNPLCSKTNREKKKTKAFQMLKHKIKGKVKRSFKEKQIALRNHLLKQKRMK; this is translated from the exons ATGGTGAGACACAATAATCAGTTACCAGAAAATCTTCCGCAATTGCAAAATCTTATTAAACGTGATCCAGAATCTTACAAGGAAGAA TTCCTTCAGCAACATCAGCATTACAAATCAATTTTAGAAGTCTTTCGTTTAGCACCAAATAAGTTTAATAAAAGCCTTGATGAAGTAGTCATCTTTTTGGCACag GTGGCCCATTGTTACCCAAATATATTAGAATCATTTCCTCAAGAAATCATTGATGTACTGCAAACATATAATACAGTACTTGATAATGATATGCGATTA ACATTTTGTAAAGCTCTGATTCAACTACGTAACAAATCTCTACTGGAACCTACTGTACTTCTGAGTTTATTTTTTGAACTTCTAAGATGTCAAGATAAAAATTTAAGGCAATTTCTTCAAACACACATTATTGCTGATATTAAGAATGTGAATTCTAAACAAAAGAatacaaaaattaatacaaCTTTACAAAACTTTATGTTTTCAATGTTAAAAGACTCTAATGTCAGGAGTGCAAAAATGTCAACAGACATCATGAtagaattatataataaaagtatTTGGAATGATGCAAAAACTGTAAATGTTCTGGCAACAGGATGTTTTGTTAAGGCAACCAAAGTTATGGTTGCTTGCTTGAAATTCTTCCTGGGCACAGGTATAGAAGAACAGGAAAATGAGGAGAGCGACAGCGATAGTGAACCGAATATTAAAGAAATTATAATGGCTAATAgagtaaataaaaaaacaaagaaacgcGAGAAACAGTTAGCAAAAGCGAAGCAACTGTTAGCA AAGTCTAAGAAGAAAGCAACAAAAGCACCGAGATTTAATTTCTCAGCATTACATTTAATTCATGACCCACAAGGTTTTGCagaaaaattattcaaacaGTTGGAAAAAAATAATGACAGATTTGAGATTAAATTATTAGCTTTAGATGTAATTTCAAGGCTTATTGGTTTGCACAatctatttttattaaatttttatcctTATCTACAAAGATTTTTGCAACCACATCAAAGAG AAGTAACAAAACTTTTACAGTTTATCGCTCAAGCCTCTCATGAACTTGTACCACCTGATGTATTAGAACCAATTCTGAAGACACTAGCCAACAATTTTGTCACAGAACGAAATTCAGCTGATGTTATGGCCATAGG GTTGAATGCTATTAGAGAGATATGTACGCGATGTCCATTAGTTATGAATGGAGATTTACTACAGGATTTAGCACGATACAAATATTACAAAGAACGAAGTGTGATGATGGCTGCACGATCTTTGATTACTCTATTCAGAAATTCGATACCTGAATTGTTGCATAAGAAGGATAGAGGACGCCCTACGGAAACGAACATTACCTTAAGTATTCAAAAATATGGTCAAATATCAGCTAATGATTTTGTACCAGGTGCTGAAGTTTTGCTCGACAATAAGGCTGATAATATCGCagagatttcaaaaattagtaTTGAAAAtaat GATAGTGATGATGAATGGATTGATATAGATTCTATAAATAATGGAGATTGCaatgatgacgatgacgatgacgacgacaatGACGACGACaatgacgatgacgatgatgacgatgatgatgacgatgacgacgacgacgacgacgacgacgatgataatgataatgatcaTAATGACAACgatgaaaaagaaggaaaagaagagaatttgggaaagaagaaagaaaaacaaagcgtaaaaaataataacaaagaTGTTGTTGAAAAGAGCGAAAATGAAGAAACAGAAATGAAAGTATGTGAAAATAATGATATTAAATCTAATGTAAATAACACAGAAATTGATAATGTTACAAATCAAGGTCAAGGAAAAGAATGTCGTCGATTATCAAAACTTGAAAAGAAAcgattaaaactaaaaacacaAGAAGATTCAAGGATGAAAAAGAACGAGATAATCACtgcagagaaaagagaaaaggcaACTTTGGTATCCAACGAACGGTTATTGACCGATGAAGACTTCATGAAAATAGATGCGGCACTAGCAAAACAACAAATAACGTACGCCAAGCGCGGTTTAAAAAGAGCTCACCCTAATGATAAAGAAACTGGAGAATTTGTCAAATTAAcagatatagaaaatatttataaaaagcgGAAACATGATAAGCAAGCACGCATTGAGTCTGTGAAG
- the LOC126916403 gene encoding origin recognition complex subunit 5, with protein sequence MEKYLEYLDGKIICRKKVIMQLYSLIGYSDEPMPHSIFVYGHVATGKSLVVQNMLSYLKYNVATINCIEHIANRHIFEYILGDLSLCFNNFPTNNQVQHKCDNFVDFIISLKEISMNDTRPIIIVLDKCDKLRDIDIGLLPTFLKLRELSNVNVCVIFITDVVWEKFHVKIGIHEPFKIHFPQYTKNELIEILLLSMPCDYEDGFYKNYLNLFLSVFFRFCRDLNELCYMAKINFSKYIEPIKLDQSKKNDTALLWRNISATFKANLEVIYLRVSSENFTTNNQLSKDIESTMRLALSFELPYYAKYILIASYLASYNPAKEDKYIFMKQKFKRKKRITDKKKIMLNAFCGPYNFPVSRMIAIFCAILNEKVDINANLLSQIPSMCQLGLLSVVGNYNLNEPKLKCCVSYDFILVIAKTVGFNIQNYLYNLC encoded by the coding sequence ATGGAGAAATATTTGGAATATTTGGATGGAAAGATCATATGTCGCAAAAAAGTTATAATGCAACTGTATTCTTTAATTGGTTATTCTGATGAACCAATGCCACATAGCATATTTGTCTATGGTCATGTAGCTACTGGAAAATCCTTAGTAGTGCAAAATATGCTCTCATACTTAAAATACAATGTAGCTACTATTAATTGTATAGAACATATAGCCAATAGACACATATTTGAGTACATCCTGGGTGATTTGTCACtatgttttaataattttccaacTAATAATCAAGTGCAACACAAATGTGATAATTTTGTTGACTTTATAATAAGTCTTAAAGAAATTTCTATGAATGATACTCGACCGATTATAATAGTACTTGATAAGTGTGATAAATTACGAGATATTGATATTGGTTTATTACCTACGTTTTTAAAGCTCAGAGAATTATCAAATGTCAATGTTTGTGTAATATTCATAACTGATGTAGTGTGGGAAAAGTTTCATGTCAAGATTGGTATACACGAACCATTTAAAATTCACTTTCCACAATATACAAAAAatgaattaattgaaattttacttTTAAGTATGCCATGTGATTATGAAGATGgattttacaaaaattatttaaatttatttctttctgtattttttcgATTCTGTCGAGATCTTAATGAACTTTGTTACATggcaaaaataaatttttctaaatatatagAACCTATTAAACTTGATCAGTCTAAAAAAAATGATACTGCTTTGTTATGGAGAAATATTTCTGCTACTTTTAAAGCAAATTTAGAAGTCATTTATCTACGAGTTTCCTCTGAAAATTTTACAACAAATAATCAATTATCTAAAGATATTGAATCAACAATGAGATTGGCATTAAGTTTTGAATTACCATATTATGCAAAGTATATATTAATTGCATCATATTTGGCCTCATATAATCCTGCAAAAgaagataaatatatatttatgaaacaaaaattcaagaggaagaagagaatTACTGATAAAAAAAAGATAATGTTAAATGCTTTTTGTGGACCTTACAATTTTCCAGTATCTAGAATGATTGCTATTTTTTGTGCAATTCTTAATGAAAAAGTTGATATAAATGCTAACCTACTTTCACAAATTCCATCTATGTGTCAACTTGGTTTACTATCAGTCGTAGgaaattataatttgaatgaACCAAAACTCAAGTGTTGCGTATCATATGATTTTATTCTTGTCATAGCTAAAACTGTTGGatttaatatacaaaattatttgtataatttatgtTAG